A DNA window from Heterodontus francisci isolate sHetFra1 chromosome 49, sHetFra1.hap1, whole genome shotgun sequence contains the following coding sequences:
- the ftsj1 gene encoding putative tRNA (cytidine(32)/guanosine(34)-2'-O)-methyltransferase — MGRSSKDKRDIYYRLAKEEGWRARSAFKLLQLDEEYNLFQDVCRAVDLCAAPGSWSQVLSRKLKRDDPTSSPVKIVAVDLQAMAPLSGVIQIQGDITKVSTAQEIIKHFEGQAADLVVCDGAPDVTGLHDIDEYIQAQLLLAALNITTHVLKNGGTFVAKIFRGKDVTLLYSQLKIFFSEVTCAKPRSSRNSSIEAFVVCRGYSPPAGYVPNMSNPLLDHSYDVDFNQLEGPNRLIVPFLACGDLSAYDSDKTYPLQLDPSKEYTYTPPTQPPICPPYQEACFLKKNNLLARERGPSPSKRPPSLSEPSAEQCDIAGAFGGLCVTEGDKDF, encoded by the exons ATGGGACGTTCTTCAAAGGACAAACGGGACATTTATTACCGCCTGGCGAAAGAGGAAGGGTGGCGGGCGAGGAGCGCCTTTAAACTGCTGCAGCTGGACGAGGAGTACAATCTTTTCCAGG ACGTTTGTCGGGCCGTCGACCTCTGCGCTGCTCCTGGGAGCTGGAGTCAGGTCCTGAGCCGTAAACTCAA GAGGGATGATCCCACGAGCTCGCCAGTCAAGATCGTTGCCGTGGATCTGCAGGCCATGGCTCCTCTCTCGGGGGTCATCCAGATCCAGGGAGACATCACCAAG GTTTCGACAGCCCAGGAGATCATCAAGCATTTTGAGGGTCAGGCCGCAGACTTGGTGGTTTGTGACGGAGCGCCAGATG TAACTGGCCTCCACGATATCGATGAGTATATTCAGGCCCAGCTCCTGCTAGCG GCTCTAAACATCACCACCCACGTGCTGAAAAATGGCGGAACCTTTGTAGCAAAG ATCTTCCGCGGGAAGGACGTTACGCTGCTGTACTCGCAGCTGAAAATCTTCTTCTCCGAGGTGACCTGCGCAAAGCCGCGGAGCAGCCGTAACTCCAGCATCG AAGCGTTTGTGGTGTGCCGCGGATACTCGCCCCCCGCGGGGTATGTGCCCAACATGTCGAACCCGCTCCTGGACCACTCCTACG ATGTGGACTTTAACCAACTGGAAGGCCCCAACAGGCTGATCGTGCCTTTCCTCGCGTGTGGCGATCTCAGTGCGTACGACTCGGACAAGACCTACCCTTTACAG cTGGATCCCAGCAAGGAATACACTTATACTCCACCCACCCAACCTCCCATCTGCCCTCCCTATCAGGAAGCCTGTTTTTTGAAGAAAAATAACCTGCTTGCTCGGGAACGAGGCCCCTCGCCCTCCAAGAGGCCACCCTCGCTGTCAGAGCCCTCAGCAGAGCAGTGTGACATCGCTGGGGCGTTTGgaggcttgtgtgtgactgagggggacAAAGACTTTTAA